The following are encoded in a window of Anopheles gambiae chromosome X, idAnoGambNW_F1_1, whole genome shotgun sequence genomic DNA:
- the LOC1272395 gene encoding microfibril-associated glycoprotein 4, with translation MDDSTKSHQMLLLILLAALVGPSAAALAPSTRDNTSLHERLTALESTITSRDEELAKMLQLLLTNQREILRLLQQDTPKAFCATDGTQHQPSTQPTRPCNRDHSFTNSLHPGSLQPPGNATAPSTAAYRQEAHPAGTHPRSCREIPDGMSGEELIYPSAGAAGPGEPLEVYCDQDFEDGGWIVIQNRFDGFVNFNRSWEKYRDGFGDIGTEYWLGLDEIHRLTVAVPHEIAFVAESFKGERRWARYTLFEIGGETDRYRLQKLGVYSGTLGDEFTYNLGMQFSTYDQDHDQYGDVNCAHRTAAGWWHRSCTRINLNGLYGNESGVRFAYWLDWLHLQGLKRTRIMIREIKKRRK, from the exons ATGGACGATAGCACGAAAAGCCACcagatgctgctgctaataCTGTTGGCCGCGTTGGTGGGCCCATCGGCTGCAGCGTTGGCGCCCAGCACGCGCGACAATACCTCCCTGCACGAGCGCTTGACGGCGCTCGAGAGCAC CATAACGTCCCGAGATGAGGAGCTCGCCAagatgctgcagctgctgctcacCAATCAGCGCGAAATACTCCGACTCCTGCAGCAAGACACTCCCAAAGCGTTCTGCGCAACGGACGGCACGCAGCATCAACCATCAACGCAACCAACGCGCCCATGCAACCGTGACCACTCGTTCACTAACTCGCTCCATCCTGGATCGCTCCAACCTCCGGGCAACGCTACCGCGCCCTCGACCGCTGCCTACCGCCAGGAAGCGCACCCGGCGGGCACGCATCCGCGCAGCTGCCGCGAAATCCCGGACGGCATGTCGGGCGAGGAGCTGATCTACCCGTCGGCCGGCGCGGCCGGCCCGGGCGAACCGCTCGAGGTGTACTGCGACCAGGACTTCGAGGACGGCGGCTGGATCGTGATCCAGAACCGGTTCGACGGGTTCGTCAACTTTAACCGGAGCTGGGAGAAGTACCGCGACGGGTTCGGCGACATCGGTACCGAGTACTGGCTCGGGCTGGACGAGATCCACCGGCTCACGGTGGCGGTGCCGCACGAGATTGCGTTCGTGGCCGAATCGTTCAAGGGCGAGCGGCGCTGGGCCCGCTACACCCTGTTCGAGATCGGGGGCGAAACGGACCGGTACCGGCTGCAGAAGCTCGGCGTGTACTCCGGCACACTCGGCGACGAGTTCACGTACAATCTGGGCATGCAGTTCTCGACGTACGACCAGGACCACGACCAGTACGGCGATGTGAACTGTGCGCACCGGACGGCGGCCGGCTGGTGGCACCGGAGCTGCACCCGCATCAACCTGAACGGGCTGTACGGGAACGAGTCGGGCGTCCGGTTCGCCTACTGGCTCGACTGGCTCCATCTGCAGGGGCTGAAGCGTACCCGCATCATgatacgggagataaagaaGCGCCGCAAGTAG